A stretch of Caenibius tardaugens NBRC 16725 DNA encodes these proteins:
- a CDS encoding NAD(P)H-binding protein — translation MSKRRVLVIGATGLIGRAVMQCAVGYEPVHLAAIARRRIELPMGARMEMFVADSAHWADIIESLQPDAVVCALGTTWAKSGEDEDAFRAVDEKLVLQVAQATKDAGIRQFICVSAIGAGRQSKHLYMRVKGEVEDTLQKMRFTRLDILRPGLLRGTRDDADPRPRERLAITLSPLIDLLLHGSYRRYRSISDKRMAQVILELAQERAGGRFVHEYDSLMRIARRFERDRAERDGAGHGQR, via the coding sequence ATGTCTAAACGGCGGGTGCTGGTCATCGGGGCGACCGGGCTGATCGGGCGTGCGGTCATGCAGTGCGCAGTGGGCTATGAGCCTGTGCATCTGGCTGCGATTGCCCGTCGCCGCATCGAATTGCCGATGGGCGCGCGGATGGAAATGTTCGTTGCGGATAGCGCGCATTGGGCGGACATCATTGAATCGCTGCAACCCGATGCGGTGGTGTGCGCCCTGGGGACGACCTGGGCCAAATCCGGGGAAGACGAGGACGCCTTCCGCGCAGTGGACGAAAAACTCGTTTTGCAGGTTGCCCAGGCCACAAAGGATGCCGGTATTCGCCAGTTTATCTGCGTTTCGGCAATTGGCGCAGGTCGGCAGAGCAAGCATCTCTATATGCGGGTCAAGGGCGAGGTTGAGGACACCTTGCAGAAGATGCGCTTTACCCGCCTCGATATTTTGCGCCCCGGTCTTTTGCGGGGAACGCGCGACGACGCCGATCCCCGGCCCCGGGAACGGCTGGCCATTACGCTGAGCCCGTTGATCGATTTGCTTCTGCATGGCAGTTATCGCCGTTATCGTTCGATTTCGGACAAGCGCATGGCGCAGGTCATTCTCGAACTGGCGCAGGAACGGGCGGGGGGGCGCTTCGTTCACGAATACGATTCCCTGATGCGCATCGCCCGCCGTTTTGAGCGGGATCGGGCGGAGCGCGACGGGGCGGGGCATGGCCAGCGGTAA
- a CDS encoding aspartate/glutamate racemase family protein — protein sequence MRKLGLIGGMSWVSTRTYYEHINRIIQARRNPHASAPMLLENLDFTDLCGLSSDEDWDRAADILIASAQRLETAGATALLIGANSMHKVYDRIAGAVQIPVLHIAECVGERMAKDGVKNAALLGTSNVMTESFYRQRLVAHGVDLLPPDPKVIETLDRIIYNQLTCGKVTRDAERTLKTIITVKEQEGARAIVLAATELELIVDVDANVLPIYDCTRIHAEKGAAWILGDD from the coding sequence TTGCGTAAACTCGGCCTGATTGGCGGGATGAGCTGGGTCTCGACCCGTACTTATTACGAACATATCAACCGCATTATTCAGGCGCGCCGGAATCCTCATGCCAGTGCGCCGATGTTGCTGGAAAATCTGGATTTCACCGATCTGTGCGGTCTTAGCAGCGATGAAGACTGGGATCGTGCCGCCGACATTCTGATTGCATCTGCCCAGCGTCTCGAAACGGCGGGTGCAACGGCTTTGCTGATCGGCGCCAATTCCATGCACAAGGTCTATGACCGGATCGCCGGTGCGGTGCAGATTCCCGTGCTGCATATCGCGGAATGCGTGGGCGAGCGCATGGCCAAGGATGGCGTGAAGAACGCAGCCTTGCTCGGGACCAGCAATGTCATGACCGAAAGCTTCTATCGCCAGCGGCTCGTTGCGCATGGGGTGGACCTGTTGCCGCCGGACCCCAAGGTGATCGAGACGCTGGACCGCATCATCTATAACCAACTCACTTGCGGCAAGGTGACGCGCGATGCCGAACGGACGTTGAAGACGATCATCACGGTGAAGGAACAGGAAGGCGCGCGGGCAATCGTTCTGGCGGCGACGGAACTGGAACTGATCGTTGATGTGGATGCCAATGTCCTGCCGATCTACGATTGCACCCGCATCCATGCAGAGAAAGGCGCCGCCTGGATTCTGGGTGACGATTGA
- a CDS encoding deoxyguanosinetriphosphate triphosphohydrolase — protein MNRAPYASDPAQSRGREYPEDRAGTRGPRSEFQRDRDRIIHSISFRRLRHKTQVFIAPDGDHYRVRLTHSIEVAQIGRVIARTLGLDEDLTEALCLAHDIGHPPFGHAGEDALDAATRAHGGFDHNAMAMRMLMRLDSPYCDHVGLNLTWELLEGLAKHNGPVADPNWALRELDAAFPLDLGSYASLEAQVAALSDDIAYDNHDIDDGLRAGFLELDDLLTLDFVADQWRVVERRFPNASRESQLRELVRGQIGLMVNDLLDHTRSGLAGMDSVDAVRGADAALVGFSPAVAAEERRLKSFMYARLYNHPDQVSTAERARDVIASLFSAYDADPALMTAEWANALPVAEPARSRHIADFIAGMTDKYAIDRYAAIFGKVPEGLRNV, from the coding sequence ATGAATCGCGCGCCTTACGCCTCCGATCCCGCGCAGTCGCGCGGCCGTGAATATCCCGAAGATCGGGCCGGCACCCGCGGGCCGCGCAGTGAATTCCAGCGCGACCGTGACCGGATCATTCATTCGATTTCCTTCCGGCGCCTGCGCCATAAAACCCAGGTGTTCATCGCCCCCGATGGCGATCACTATCGGGTCCGGCTGACGCACAGCATCGAAGTGGCGCAGATCGGGCGGGTCATCGCCCGAACGCTCGGGCTGGACGAGGATCTGACCGAAGCCCTTTGTCTTGCCCATGATATCGGCCATCCGCCGTTCGGCCATGCCGGGGAAGATGCCCTGGACGCAGCCACGCGCGCACATGGTGGTTTCGATCACAACGCGATGGCGATGCGCATGCTGATGCGCCTCGACAGCCCCTATTGTGATCATGTCGGGCTCAATCTCACCTGGGAACTGCTTGAAGGGCTGGCAAAGCATAACGGCCCCGTAGCCGATCCGAACTGGGCACTGCGCGAACTGGATGCGGCGTTTCCGCTGGATCTGGGCAGTTACGCCTCGCTCGAAGCGCAAGTGGCCGCGCTGTCCGATGATATCGCCTATGACAATCACGATATTGATGATGGTCTGCGCGCAGGGTTTCTGGAACTGGACGATCTGCTGACATTGGATTTCGTGGCGGATCAGTGGCGCGTGGTCGAACGGCGTTTCCCCAACGCATCGCGGGAGAGCCAGTTGCGTGAACTGGTGCGGGGGCAGATCGGGCTGATGGTCAACGATCTGCTGGACCATACGCGCAGTGGGCTTGCGGGAATGGATTCCGTCGATGCGGTGCGGGGGGCGGATGCCGCTCTGGTGGGCTTTTCTCCGGCGGTTGCTGCTGAGGAACGCAGGCTGAAGAGCTTCATGTATGCCAGGCTCTACAACCATCCCGATCAGGTCAGTACGGCGGAACGTGCGCGCGATGTGATCGCTTCGCTGTTCAGTGCCTACGATGCCGACCCCGCGTTGATGACGGCGGAATGGGCCAATGCCCTTCCTGTCGCAGAGCCCGCGCGCAGCCGCCATATTGCGGACTTTATCGCGGGCATGACGGATAAGTACGCGATCGATCGTTACGCCGCGATTTTCGGCAAGGTGCCGGAAGGGCTGCGCAATGTCTAA
- a CDS encoding NAD(P) transhydrogenase subunit alpha, whose protein sequence is MTASTRIAVLKERAAGETRVSATPETVKKFIALGAVVAVEQGAGDGASISDEAYREAGAAVGPLETVVKDADIVFGVQGPDAALLAGAKPGVWLTAALDPFVKRERVDAYAAAGVEALSLEFMPRITRAQSMDILSSQSNLAGYKAVLAAADAFGRAFPMMMTAAGTITAARAFIMGVGVAGLQAIATARRLGAQVSATDVRSATREQIQSLGAKPIFVESVAGIEGEGAGGYATEMSEEYQKAQAELVSSHIAKQDIVITTALIPGRAAPRLITDAQIATMRPGSVIFDLAVAQGGNVEGSVADQVVVKHGVKIIGYSNTPAHLASDASALFARNLYNFLSAFWDKEAGKPVLDEEIGNAVRLTQGGKVVNERLLG, encoded by the coding sequence ATGACAGCATCGACGAGGATTGCGGTTCTCAAGGAACGAGCCGCAGGAGAGACGCGCGTATCCGCAACCCCCGAAACGGTGAAGAAATTCATCGCGCTGGGTGCGGTCGTGGCGGTCGAACAAGGCGCCGGAGACGGTGCGTCCATCAGTGATGAGGCCTATCGCGAAGCCGGTGCCGCAGTCGGACCGCTCGAAACGGTGGTGAAAGACGCGGATATCGTATTTGGGGTGCAAGGCCCCGATGCCGCGCTGCTGGCCGGTGCGAAACCCGGGGTGTGGCTGACCGCCGCGCTTGATCCTTTCGTCAAGCGGGAGCGTGTCGATGCCTATGCGGCCGCCGGGGTCGAGGCTTTGTCGCTCGAATTCATGCCGCGCATCACCCGCGCACAGTCGATGGATATCCTCTCCAGCCAGTCGAACCTGGCCGGTTACAAGGCGGTTCTGGCTGCAGCCGATGCATTCGGCCGCGCGTTCCCGATGATGATGACGGCGGCGGGTACGATTACGGCCGCGCGGGCGTTCATCATGGGTGTCGGTGTTGCGGGCCTTCAGGCCATTGCCACGGCTCGTCGCCTCGGTGCACAGGTTTCCGCAACGGACGTGCGGTCCGCCACCAGGGAACAGATCCAGTCGCTTGGCGCCAAGCCGATCTTCGTGGAAAGCGTGGCGGGGATCGAAGGCGAAGGTGCGGGTGGCTATGCCACCGAAATGTCCGAAGAATATCAGAAGGCCCAGGCCGAACTGGTCTCTTCGCACATTGCCAAGCAGGACATCGTGATCACCACGGCATTGATCCCGGGCCGCGCCGCGCCGCGCCTGATTACCGATGCCCAGATCGCGACCATGCGTCCCGGCAGCGTGATTTTCGATCTGGCCGTTGCACAAGGCGGGAACGTTGAAGGTTCGGTCGCCGATCAGGTGGTTGTGAAGCATGGTGTGAAAATCATCGGCTATTCCAACACCCCGGCGCATCTGGCGTCTGATGCATCCGCGCTGTTTGCGCGCAATCTCTACAACTTCCTGTCCGCTTTCTGGGACAAGGAGGCGGGCAAGCCTGTGCTGGACGAAGAAATCGGCAATGCCGTGCGCCTCACGCAAGGCGGCAAGGTCGTGAACGAACGGCTGCTTGGGTGA
- a CDS encoding proton-translocating transhydrogenase family protein: MDFIGILSIFVLACFVGYYVVWSVTPALHTPLMAVTNAISSVIIVGALIASASSGSEGGMWLGLGAVVLASINIFGGFAVTERMLAMYKKKERK, encoded by the coding sequence ATGGATTTCATTGGTATCCTTTCGATCTTCGTGCTGGCCTGCTTCGTGGGCTATTACGTGGTCTGGTCGGTGACGCCGGCTCTGCACACGCCCCTGATGGCGGTGACCAACGCCATTTCGTCCGTCATTATCGTCGGCGCGCTGATCGCTTCAGCCTCGTCCGGCTCTGAAGGCGGCATGTGGCTGGGCCTTGGCGCGGTTGTTCTCGCCAGCATCAACATCTTCGGCGGCTTCGCCGTGACCGAACGCATGCTTGCCATGTACAAGAAGAAGGAGCGCAAGTGA
- a CDS encoding NAD(P)(+) transhydrogenase (Re/Si-specific) subunit beta, translating to MPHAAPPAWVMLAYLISGICFILALRGLSSPATSRRGNRLGIFGMALAVLTTLLINAPVPDGTFLPQPTPDDLITLVRILAAVAIGGAIGFFIARKIAMTDMPQLVAAFHSLVGLAAVLVGLAAYLNPIAFGIAGPDGLIHVQSRVEMGLGIAIGAITFSGSVIAFLKLAGKMSGAPIMLPGRHVINLGTLAAILALVGYFTQDQSLWVIVAITALSFIIGFLLIIPIGGADMPVVVSMLNSYSGWAAAAMGFTLHNTAMIITGALVGSSGAILSYIMCKAMNRSFVSVIAGGFGANDSGGGGDGTKVDRPWKRGSAEDAAFLMKEANQVIIIPGYGMAVAQAQHVLREMGDLLKEAGVTVKYAIHPVAGRMPGHMNVLLAEANVPYDEVFELEDINGEFAQTDVAFIIGANDVVNPAAKTDKSSPIYGMPVFDVDKAKTIFFVKRSMGGVGYSGVDNDVFYMDQTMMLLADAKKMVEEINKALQH from the coding sequence ATGCCGCATGCCGCTCCTCCAGCATGGGTCATGCTGGCCTATCTCATATCGGGCATCTGCTTCATTCTCGCGTTGCGCGGGCTGAGTTCGCCTGCGACGTCGCGGCGGGGCAATCGGCTTGGCATTTTCGGTATGGCGCTGGCTGTGCTGACGACGCTGTTGATCAACGCGCCGGTGCCCGATGGCACATTCCTGCCGCAACCCACGCCCGATGATCTGATCACGCTGGTTCGCATTCTTGCGGCCGTGGCGATCGGCGGTGCGATCGGCTTCTTTATCGCGCGCAAGATCGCGATGACCGATATGCCGCAGCTTGTCGCGGCGTTTCACAGCCTGGTCGGTCTCGCCGCCGTGCTGGTGGGTCTTGCTGCCTATCTGAACCCGATCGCGTTCGGCATTGCCGGGCCTGATGGCCTCATTCACGTGCAGAGCCGGGTAGAAATGGGGCTGGGTATCGCCATCGGTGCGATCACCTTCTCCGGTTCGGTTATCGCGTTCCTCAAGCTTGCCGGCAAGATGAGCGGCGCGCCGATCATGCTGCCCGGACGGCATGTGATCAATCTCGGCACGCTGGCCGCTATTCTCGCGCTGGTGGGGTATTTCACCCAGGATCAGAGCCTGTGGGTGATCGTGGCGATCACCGCGCTGTCGTTCATCATCGGCTTCCTGCTGATCATTCCCATCGGCGGCGCGGATATGCCGGTGGTCGTCTCCATGCTGAACTCCTATTCGGGCTGGGCTGCGGCGGCGATGGGCTTCACGCTCCACAACACGGCCATGATCATCACCGGCGCGCTGGTGGGTTCGTCGGGCGCGATCCTTTCGTACATCATGTGCAAGGCCATGAACCGCAGTTTTGTTTCGGTGATTGCGGGTGGTTTCGGCGCGAATGACAGCGGCGGTGGCGGTGATGGCACCAAGGTTGACCGTCCGTGGAAGCGGGGTAGCGCCGAAGACGCGGCCTTCCTGATGAAGGAAGCCAATCAGGTCATCATCATTCCGGGTTACGGTATGGCGGTGGCGCAGGCGCAGCATGTGCTGCGCGAAATGGGCGATCTCCTAAAGGAAGCGGGCGTGACGGTGAAGTACGCCATTCACCCCGTTGCAGGCCGTATGCCGGGGCACATGAACGTGCTCCTTGCCGAAGCGAACGTTCCTTATGACGAGGTGTTCGAACTGGAAGATATCAACGGCGAATTCGCGCAGACCGATGTGGCCTTCATTATCGGCGCGAACGACGTGGTCAATCCGGCGGCCAAAACGGACAAGAGCAGCCCGATCTATGGGATGCCCGTGTTCGATGTCGACAAGGCGAAGACGATTTTCTTCGTCAAGCGGTCGATGGGCGGCGTGGGTTATTCCGGGGTCGATAACGACGTCTTCTATATGGACCAGACGATGATGTTGCTGGCCGATGCCAAGAAGATGGTTGAAGAAATCAACAAGGCGCTGCAGCACTGA
- a CDS encoding aa3-type cytochrome c oxidase subunit IV, with protein MASGNDMKAAQRSYDNFITMVKWATPICALIALLVVVLISS; from the coding sequence ATGGCTTCTGGCAATGACATGAAGGCTGCTCAACGGTCCTACGACAACTTCATCACCATGGTGAAATGGGCAACGCCGATCTGCGCCCTGATCGCGTTGCTGGTTGTGGTCCTGATCTCGAGCTGA
- a CDS encoding sigma-54-dependent transcriptional regulator — translation MSESTERLLMLIDDEPAQSRLISALAAREGWRTLIVRDSESAIATLGTRQGMQLGAIILDQWVPGDDACALIAELKARRPALPILMLTTSASPLLAVEAMRAGATDYLVKPVSPDRLMLALRSATTREAPRDELQPLTEKIAATLDFDAMIGTNPGFRAALAKAAKTARGHGSVLIEGESGTGKEMLVRAMHAASPRAKTQLRIVNIGSVPVNSIESVLFGHEKGAFPGAFDRQIGAMQHCDGGTLVLDEIDRLPPMAQDRLAEALQSRQVRPIGANHRFRIDVRVIAASNWPLEDLVAGGVFREDLYDALSTTQITMPPLRSRPGDIPALARYFLHHIGEQPGLRPLGVTDGALALLAAYDWPGNVRQLQATLFRAAVFCDGDALTAQDFPQLSEMLGDAQIVSSPVQDGVGIQLYTEDGNLRLLEEIEADVIRLAIGHYRGRMSEVARRLGIGRSTLYRKLGDLGIEGSNAA, via the coding sequence ATGAGCGAGAGCACTGAGCGACTGTTGATGCTGATCGACGATGAACCGGCGCAAAGCCGGTTGATCAGCGCGCTTGCCGCACGCGAAGGCTGGCGCACGCTGATCGTGCGCGATTCGGAAAGCGCCATTGCCACGCTCGGCACACGCCAGGGCATGCAATTGGGCGCAATCATCCTCGACCAGTGGGTGCCCGGCGATGATGCCTGTGCGCTGATCGCCGAACTCAAGGCCCGCCGTCCCGCACTGCCCATTCTCATGCTCACCACCAGCGCCAGCCCCTTGCTCGCGGTGGAAGCGATGCGTGCAGGCGCCACCGATTATCTGGTCAAACCCGTCTCGCCCGATCGCCTCATGCTGGCCCTGCGCAGCGCGACCACACGGGAAGCCCCGCGCGACGAATTGCAGCCGCTGACGGAAAAAATCGCCGCCACGCTCGATTTCGATGCGATGATCGGCACGAACCCCGGTTTTCGGGCAGCGCTCGCCAAGGCTGCCAAGACGGCACGCGGCCACGGCAGTGTGCTGATCGAAGGCGAAAGCGGCACGGGCAAGGAAATGCTCGTCCGTGCGATGCACGCCGCCAGCCCGCGTGCCAAAACGCAACTGCGCATCGTGAATATCGGCAGCGTGCCGGTCAATTCTATCGAATCCGTGCTGTTCGGCCATGAAAAAGGCGCGTTTCCCGGCGCATTCGATCGACAGATCGGCGCCATGCAGCATTGCGACGGCGGCACGCTGGTGCTCGACGAAATCGACCGCCTGCCCCCGATGGCGCAGGACCGGCTGGCCGAAGCCCTGCAATCCCGACAAGTGCGCCCGATCGGCGCCAACCACCGCTTCCGGATCGATGTCAGGGTTATCGCTGCCAGCAACTGGCCGCTGGAAGACCTGGTTGCGGGCGGCGTGTTTCGCGAAGATCTGTACGACGCCCTGTCCACCACCCAAATCACCATGCCACCCTTACGCAGCCGCCCGGGCGATATTCCTGCTCTGGCCCGCTATTTCCTGCATCATATCGGCGAACAGCCAGGCCTGCGCCCGCTTGGCGTAACCGATGGCGCACTGGCACTGCTGGCAGCCTATGACTGGCCCGGCAACGTCCGTCAGTTGCAGGCCACCCTGTTTCGCGCTGCCGTTTTCTGCGATGGCGATGCCCTGACCGCACAGGATTTCCCGCAGCTTTCGGAAATGCTGGGCGATGCGCAAATCGTGTCCAGCCCGGTTCAGGATGGCGTCGGCATCCAGCTTTACACCGAAGACGGCAATCTGCGGCTGCTCGAAGAAATCGAAGCCGATGTGATCCGGCTCGCTATCGGCCATTACCGGGGCCGGATGAGCGAAGTCGCCCGCAGGCTCGGCATCGGCCGCTCCACGCTGTATCGCAAGCTTGGCGATCTCGGGATCGAAGGCTCCAACGCCGCCTGA